The following proteins are encoded in a genomic region of Flammeovirga pectinis:
- a CDS encoding DUF2490 domain-containing protein, which produces MKPYFLIIYLSALLVLPVTLKAQENYPVKKDVVNQQLWADFYFDIKYNERLNFVVDLGYETIFQENYWNKIYQQTSVNYKLNKRFNLQGGVAFYYHFNKESENRFEFRPWQAVVTNIANKLRWSANVKLKLEQRVSYLVEQGRTDFDVRMRVRFGGSMKITKDNVRTGWYIPYVAEYYYPIKDDIPEIFHNVAKAGVGIGKKIDNKWDFSLLANWQYSRSGPKEVYHVTDFAYQLQITKLIGYE; this is translated from the coding sequence ATGAAACCCTACTTTTTAATAATATACCTAAGTGCCTTATTGGTTTTACCTGTTACGTTGAAGGCTCAAGAAAATTATCCTGTTAAAAAAGATGTTGTTAACCAACAGTTATGGGCTGATTTCTATTTTGATATTAAATACAATGAGCGTCTAAATTTTGTGGTTGACTTAGGGTATGAAACTATTTTTCAAGAGAATTATTGGAATAAAATATATCAGCAGACTTCTGTTAACTACAAACTCAATAAGCGGTTTAATTTACAAGGTGGAGTGGCTTTTTATTACCATTTTAATAAAGAATCTGAAAATAGATTTGAATTTAGACCATGGCAAGCTGTGGTAACTAACATTGCAAATAAATTACGATGGAGTGCCAATGTTAAACTAAAATTAGAACAAAGGGTATCTTATTTAGTAGAACAAGGACGAACAGATTTTGACGTTAGAATGCGTGTTCGTTTTGGAGGATCTATGAAAATAACAAAGGATAATGTAAGAACAGGATGGTATATACCTTATGTTGCTGAATACTACTATCCTATAAAAGATGATATTCCAGAGATCTTTCATAACGTTGCAAAGGCTGGAGTTGGTATAGGTAAAAAGATTGATAATAAATGGGATTTTTCGTTATTAGCAAATTGGCAATATTCGAGGTCAGGACCCAAAGAGGTGTATCATGTAACAGATTTTGCCTACCAATTACAGATTACAAAACTGATAGGTTATGAATAA
- a CDS encoding GNAT family N-acetyltransferase translates to MIQLLTLNNQLSAYTIIKDVTTKMRAMGIDQWDEDYPTLDILEKDISKGDAYGFFIDDELAAYVIFNTEFDEEYNDINWLNTSSSFLVMHRLSVSPKFQGRGIAKKVIYFGEKLAIKLGHKSMRFDAYTQNPISNGVYEKIGYKMLGVVKFRKGDFFCYEKNIEG, encoded by the coding sequence ATGATACAATTATTAACGCTCAACAATCAACTCTCTGCTTACACAATAATAAAAGACGTTACTACTAAAATGAGGGCTATGGGTATAGACCAATGGGATGAAGACTACCCAACCTTAGATATATTAGAAAAGGATATTTCTAAAGGTGATGCCTACGGATTTTTTATTGATGATGAATTAGCTGCTTATGTTATTTTTAATACTGAATTTGATGAAGAATATAATGATATCAATTGGCTAAATACTTCTTCTTCCTTCTTAGTGATGCATAGGCTTTCTGTATCTCCTAAATTTCAGGGGCGTGGGATTGCTAAAAAAGTAATTTATTTTGGAGAAAAATTAGCTATCAAACTTGGTCATAAATCTATGCGCTTTGATGCCTATACTCAAAATCCAATCTCAAATGGTGTTTATGAAAAAATAGGGTATAAAATGTTAGGTGTGGTAAAATTTAGAAAAGGAGATTTCTTTTGTTATGAAAAAAATATCGAGGGTTAA
- a CDS encoding spondin domain-containing protein yields MRNSILTTLLASTALFSSCDNNENNTPETLPVTSFTVTIENAFTPKEFYTTGNTGLIKPGESESFSFNAGTGHYLNFATMFVQSNDLFYGPDDSGIALYDADGNAITGDLTSELYLWDAGTEMNEEPGIGVNQPPRQSDANTGITENGTVKLISQVNDGFTYPALQDVIQVEIAHNGGTQFTVTINNISNNASLATPFAPGNWVVHSADQYPIFKRNEASSIGLEGLAEDGATATLTASLEENSGLVSPFAPGAYNVGTENLVFNLNGTASSALEALAEDGDPSGFENHFTTPDQGSAPAPIFPSQTYSFTFDATDGQYLSLATMLVQSNDWFIGGDAINLFPNGQALNGDITSQLLLFDGGTEEDEYAGAGTNQAPRQSGPNTGTTETGSVIEETSPSSNVPNIENMIRISITSNASE; encoded by the coding sequence ATGAGAAACTCAATTTTAACAACACTTTTAGCTTCAACTGCTTTATTTTCAAGTTGCGACAACAATGAAAACAACACTCCAGAAACACTTCCAGTAACATCATTTACAGTAACAATAGAAAATGCATTTACACCTAAAGAGTTTTATACTACAGGTAATACAGGCTTAATTAAACCTGGAGAAAGTGAATCATTTTCGTTTAATGCAGGAACAGGACATTATTTAAATTTTGCAACGATGTTTGTGCAATCTAACGACCTTTTTTACGGTCCTGACGATAGCGGTATTGCTCTTTATGATGCCGATGGAAATGCCATTACTGGGGATCTTACATCAGAATTATATCTTTGGGATGCAGGAACTGAAATGAATGAAGAGCCAGGTATCGGTGTTAATCAGCCTCCTAGACAAAGTGATGCAAATACTGGCATTACAGAAAATGGAACAGTTAAGCTCATTTCTCAAGTAAATGATGGGTTTACTTACCCTGCTTTACAAGATGTAATCCAAGTAGAAATTGCACATAATGGAGGTACTCAGTTTACCGTAACTATTAATAATATTTCTAATAATGCAAGCTTAGCTACTCCTTTTGCTCCTGGTAATTGGGTAGTACATTCTGCAGACCAATACCCTATTTTTAAAAGAAATGAGGCCTCGTCTATAGGATTAGAAGGTTTAGCAGAAGATGGGGCTACAGCTACCTTAACAGCTTCTTTAGAAGAAAATTCTGGGTTAGTTTCTCCATTTGCACCTGGTGCATATAATGTTGGCACAGAGAATTTAGTGTTCAATTTAAATGGTACAGCTAGTTCGGCTTTAGAAGCATTGGCTGAAGATGGAGACCCTTCTGGTTTTGAAAATCATTTTACTACTCCAGATCAAGGAAGTGCTCCAGCACCAATATTCCCATCGCAAACATATTCTTTTACTTTTGATGCTACAGACGGGCAATATTTATCACTTGCTACAATGCTAGTACAATCTAACGATTGGTTTATTGGCGGAGATGCAATCAACTTATTCCCTAATGGTCAAGCACTTAATGGAGATATTACTAGTCAACTTTTATTATTTGATGGTGGTACTGAAGAAGATGAATATGCAGGAGCAGGTACTAACCAAGCACCAAGACAAAGTGGACCAAATACAGGTACAACCGAAACAGGTAGTGTTATAGAAGAAACATCGCCTAGTAGTAACGTTCCAAATATAGAAAATATGATCCGCATTTCGATTACATCAAATGCGTCTGAATAG
- a CDS encoding carbohydrate porin, with product MKFQEFRLNILYCKKQIYLLGFLLSFLVLPGISNAQWHNAKLNRDARGYADPNSKSEVVKKFKKDDFVLALVLDKEAKYITVWDIETNKRGFVKSSAITIESPLKQEDLVEYKKGTEKHDHTNLFIENTTYDSLTLQLGDSTYKFAPYETKNIALKGTSYPYWAIQKEAVPDYGFITLPDSSDYMLKIMQEFNEDKMLEMELTLNPLHEEKEYDMYQNMRLDTVVISTPPKIGYSKSGYDQLQITTGTKSVDADLLNDDLKKDAWVNVEAMDKPLDHYYDYKRYINLKYNVAIGMDYMFLGQSATYVKKGESIAASGIYRLFGTWEPFSSKTTEAALIFKLENRHSMTSTAPRQLGYEAGSALSTASFKEMGWGLTNLYWRQSFDKGKYAYVVGIMDPGDFIDLFPLLNPYKFYLSEAFFNNPAMAIPNQGFGAAALIKDIVPNVYLAGGFHDANGEPTYFIADNFQSFKRGEYLYWVELGWNTKTSFLEGENVHVTYWYQDARTDQEGGYVAEASQGICFSAAKSFHKSTTFFRAAISEGDGALMRYMVMGGYMYNIAKSDNIGIGVNVGEPSDPTVDESQFGLEMFYNMQVTEHLNFTPDVQLTVNPVYTQEKDAIAVFSMRFRYAL from the coding sequence ATGAAGTTCCAAGAGTTTAGACTAAATATACTGTACTGCAAAAAACAAATCTATTTACTAGGTTTCCTTCTTTCATTTTTAGTTCTCCCTGGAATTAGTAATGCGCAATGGCACAATGCTAAACTAAACAGAGATGCTAGAGGTTATGCAGACCCTAATTCAAAATCAGAAGTAGTCAAAAAATTTAAAAAGGACGACTTTGTATTGGCACTTGTCTTAGATAAAGAAGCCAAATACATAACAGTATGGGATATAGAAACCAATAAAAGAGGATTTGTAAAATCGAGTGCTATCACTATAGAGTCACCTTTAAAGCAAGAAGACCTTGTAGAGTATAAAAAAGGTACTGAAAAACACGACCACACCAACCTATTTATTGAGAACACAACATACGATAGTCTCACTCTTCAGCTAGGTGATTCTACCTATAAATTTGCACCTTACGAAACCAAAAATATAGCACTCAAAGGAACAAGTTATCCTTATTGGGCAATTCAGAAAGAGGCTGTTCCAGATTATGGGTTTATAACATTACCAGATAGTAGTGATTATATGCTTAAAATTATGCAGGAATTTAATGAGGATAAAATGCTCGAAATGGAGCTAACTTTAAATCCTCTACACGAAGAAAAAGAATACGACATGTATCAAAATATGCGTTTAGATACGGTTGTTATTTCTACTCCTCCAAAAATTGGTTACTCAAAATCTGGATATGATCAACTTCAAATTACTACGGGTACTAAATCTGTAGATGCAGACCTTCTAAATGATGACCTTAAGAAAGATGCTTGGGTAAATGTAGAAGCAATGGATAAGCCCTTAGATCATTATTATGATTACAAAAGGTATATCAACCTTAAATACAATGTAGCAATTGGTATGGATTATATGTTTTTAGGACAATCTGCTACGTATGTAAAAAAAGGAGAAAGTATAGCAGCCAGTGGAATATACCGACTGTTTGGTACATGGGAACCGTTTAGTTCTAAAACTACAGAAGCTGCACTAATTTTTAAGTTAGAAAACCGACATAGCATGACGAGTACTGCTCCAAGACAATTAGGTTATGAAGCGGGTTCTGCTCTAAGTACTGCTAGTTTTAAAGAAATGGGTTGGGGTTTAACAAACCTCTACTGGCGACAAAGTTTTGATAAAGGCAAATATGCCTATGTTGTAGGAATTATGGATCCGGGAGATTTTATTGATTTATTTCCGTTGTTAAACCCATACAAATTTTATTTAAGCGAAGCTTTTTTTAATAACCCTGCCATGGCTATTCCTAACCAAGGGTTTGGTGCTGCAGCATTAATTAAAGATATAGTTCCAAATGTATATTTAGCTGGTGGCTTTCATGATGCCAATGGAGAACCCACTTATTTTATTGCAGATAATTTCCAATCATTTAAAAGAGGAGAGTATTTATACTGGGTAGAATTAGGATGGAATACTAAAACCTCGTTTCTAGAAGGAGAAAATGTTCATGTTACTTATTGGTATCAAGATGCTAGAACCGACCAAGAAGGAGGATATGTTGCAGAGGCTAGTCAAGGAATTTGTTTTTCTGCAGCAAAGTCTTTTCATAAATCAACTACATTTTTTAGAGCTGCCATTTCTGAAGGTGATGGTGCATTAATGCGTTATATGGTAATGGGTGGTTATATGTATAACATTGCAAAATCCGACAATATTGGTATTGGTGTAAATGTTGGAGAACCTTCTGACCCTACCGTAGATGAAAGTCAGTTTGGACTAGAAATGTTTTATAACATGCAGGTAACAGAGCATTTAAATTTCACTCCAGATGTTCAACTTACTGTAAACCCTGTTTACACACAAGAAAAAGATGCTATTGCTGTATTCTCTATGCGTTTTAGATATGCTTTATAA
- a CDS encoding hemerythrin domain-containing protein, whose amino-acid sequence MKRNENLVPLSHEHHHGLLFCSRLKKAKNTDKETIVNYITDFYSNVLKEHLDKEETALLHLLTDENLKTRFLNDHQIIHKMMDNVNATPEDIYDQALAISQFITNHIRFEERSLFPWIEANATAEQLFSAGNDLNIDVEEVEAHAFEPEFWEK is encoded by the coding sequence ATGAAAAGAAATGAAAACCTAGTTCCATTATCTCACGAACACCACCATGGCTTATTATTCTGTAGTCGTTTAAAAAAAGCGAAAAATACAGATAAGGAAACCATTGTAAATTATATCACCGATTTTTACTCCAATGTTTTAAAGGAACATTTAGATAAAGAAGAAACTGCTTTATTGCATTTACTAACTGATGAAAATTTAAAAACTCGTTTCTTAAATGATCATCAGATTATACACAAAATGATGGATAATGTAAATGCTACTCCAGAAGATATTTACGATCAAGCTCTTGCAATAAGTCAGTTTATTACTAATCATATTAGATTTGAAGAACGCTCTTTATTTCCTTGGATAGAAGCGAATGCTACAGCAGAACAATTATTTTCTGCAGGGAACGATTTAAATATTGATGTAGAAGAAGTTGAAGCACACGCTTTCGAACCAGAGTTTTGGGAAAAATAA
- a CDS encoding peptidoglycan DD-metalloendopeptidase family protein: MKNYIYILTFLSTIGNFQSCSTPSTEKEEIVIIDTVEVEIDSSAYIYAINVDSMTVEQNVVKRNQSLADILTASNVEYKEIFKLANNAKPVFDVRRLKVGKDYTLLFTNDSISKLNYFIYQEDPINYVVFDLIDSCNVYRGEKPVEIVKKEVASDIQLSLYQSLIDLDESPALVNELADVFAWQIDFFHIQKGDAFKVVFYEKEVDGTVVGIDHIEAALFTHQGKDYYAFDYNYNGKKEYFDEFGNSLRKEFLKAPLHFSRISSSFSRKRFHPVQKRYKAHLGTDYAAPIGTPIHSVGDGEIVAAQYSKYNGNYVKVRHNSVYTTQYLHMSKIKKGIRRGVKIKQGDIIGYVGKTGLATGAHLCYRFWKNGKQVDPRRQEIPSSDPLPDSVVQEYQEIIMPIKLELDKVDLITSN; the protein is encoded by the coding sequence ATGAAAAATTATATATACATTCTTACTTTCCTTAGTACAATAGGGAACTTTCAATCGTGCTCCACACCGTCTACAGAGAAAGAAGAAATTGTAATTATAGATACTGTTGAGGTAGAAATTGACAGTTCTGCATATATCTACGCAATTAATGTAGATAGTATGACTGTTGAACAAAACGTTGTAAAAAGAAACCAAAGTCTTGCAGATATCTTAACTGCAAGTAATGTTGAGTATAAAGAAATTTTTAAACTGGCTAACAATGCAAAACCTGTGTTTGATGTTAGAAGATTAAAAGTTGGAAAAGATTATACTTTGCTCTTTACAAATGACTCTATTTCAAAATTAAACTATTTTATTTATCAAGAAGATCCCATTAATTATGTTGTTTTTGATTTAATAGATAGTTGCAATGTTTACAGAGGAGAAAAACCTGTAGAGATTGTAAAGAAAGAAGTTGCCTCAGACATACAGCTTTCATTGTATCAATCATTAATTGATTTAGACGAATCGCCTGCGCTTGTGAACGAATTGGCAGATGTTTTTGCTTGGCAAATAGATTTCTTTCACATCCAAAAAGGTGATGCCTTTAAAGTTGTTTTTTATGAAAAAGAAGTCGACGGAACTGTTGTAGGTATTGATCATATTGAAGCTGCCCTTTTTACACATCAAGGTAAAGATTACTATGCTTTTGATTATAATTATAATGGAAAGAAAGAATATTTTGATGAGTTCGGAAATAGCCTACGTAAAGAATTTTTAAAAGCTCCTTTGCACTTTTCTCGTATCTCTTCATCATTCAGTAGAAAACGATTCCACCCTGTTCAAAAAAGATACAAAGCCCATTTAGGTACAGATTATGCCGCTCCAATTGGCACACCTATTCACTCTGTTGGCGATGGTGAGATTGTGGCTGCTCAATATTCTAAGTACAATGGTAACTATGTAAAAGTTAGACATAACTCTGTGTACACAACTCAGTACTTGCACATGTCTAAAATAAAAAAAGGAATTAGAAGAGGAGTAAAAATTAAACAAGGCGATATAATTGGTTATGTTGGTAAAACTGGTTTAGCAACTGGAGCTCACTTATGTTACCGTTTCTGGAAAAATGGCAAACAAGTTGATCCTAGAAGACAAGAAATTCCATCTTCAGACCCTCTTCCTGATTCTGTAGTGCAAGAATACCAAGAAATTATTATGCCTATCAAATTAGAACTAGATAAAGTTGATTTAATAACGAGTAACTAA
- a CDS encoding flavin monoamine oxidase family protein, producing MLIKQATKTIIIGGGLSGLLTAYRLHQKGQEAIILEASDRLGGRIKTIHSENGTPLEMGATWFTSQHLQLIQLIRELGLKGFRQFSKGPLFFQATPTTPPQKFELPPQDASYRIAGGTAQLIKKISQQLPKENILLNEKVESIDFTDNEICIVKTKQYEFTCQKVVSSLPPALFAQSIKLSPSLKSDVKAFFEDTHTWMHDAIKVGITYQKAFWKANKMSGMFFSNNGPIAELHDHCNAKENRFALVGFIHPSFQDFSKEEREKVVIKQLKSAYGEEANHYLQYNENLWLDNELTSDGQYQDLVPHQNNGEPLLQQPLFNKRLFIVSTESSPHFGGYLEGAVYRANFVAEELL from the coding sequence ATGCTAATTAAACAGGCAACTAAAACAATTATTATTGGTGGAGGACTCTCTGGCTTACTTACAGCTTATAGATTACATCAGAAAGGACAAGAAGCAATTATTCTTGAAGCAAGTGATAGATTAGGAGGTAGAATTAAAACAATTCATTCAGAAAATGGAACTCCTCTAGAGATGGGTGCTACGTGGTTTACTTCACAGCATTTACAATTAATACAGCTTATTAGAGAACTAGGTTTAAAGGGTTTTAGACAATTTTCTAAAGGTCCCTTATTTTTTCAGGCAACACCTACAACACCTCCTCAAAAATTCGAACTTCCTCCTCAAGATGCTAGTTATAGAATTGCAGGTGGAACAGCTCAGTTAATAAAAAAAATTAGTCAGCAATTACCTAAAGAAAATATTCTGCTGAATGAAAAAGTAGAAAGTATAGATTTTACAGATAATGAAATTTGTATTGTAAAAACAAAGCAATATGAGTTTACTTGTCAGAAGGTAGTTTCTAGCTTACCTCCTGCCCTTTTTGCGCAAAGTATCAAACTATCTCCAAGCCTAAAAAGTGATGTGAAAGCATTTTTTGAAGATACACATACTTGGATGCATGATGCTATTAAAGTAGGGATTACCTATCAAAAAGCATTTTGGAAAGCCAATAAAATGTCTGGAATGTTTTTTAGTAATAATGGTCCTATTGCAGAATTACATGACCATTGTAATGCAAAAGAAAATAGGTTTGCATTGGTTGGTTTTATCCATCCATCCTTCCAAGATTTTTCTAAAGAAGAAAGAGAAAAAGTAGTAATTAAGCAATTAAAAAGTGCTTATGGCGAAGAAGCCAATCATTACCTACAATATAATGAGAACCTTTGGTTAGATAATGAATTAACCTCTGACGGGCAATACCAAGATCTTGTACCACATCAAAACAATGGAGAGCCTTTATTACAGCAACCACTTTTTAATAAGCGCTTGTTTATTGTAAGTACAGAGTCATCGCCTCATTTTGGAGGATACTTAGAAGGTGCAGTTTATAGAGCAAATTTTGTTGCCGAAGAATTACTCTAA
- the fabV gene encoding enoyl-ACP reductase FabV, translating to MIIEPRTRGFICLTAHPKGCEQNVINQIEYVKSKGEIDGAKKVLVIGASTGFGLASRITSAFGSNASTIGVFLEKAPSAGRPASPGWYNSAAFEQQAEKAGLYAKSINGDAFSNEIKKQTIDMIKEDLGQVDLVIYSLASPVRTNPNTGKRHKSVLKPIGDVFTNKTVDFHTGNVSEVTIQPATEDDISNTVEVMGGEDWDMWITAMKEAGVLAQDFQTYAYSYIGPKLTEPVYRKGTIGAAKDDLEATAFKITEKSADLNGKAIVSVNKALVTQASSAIPVIPLYISLLYKIMKADGIHEGCIEQIQRLYADRIYGADLQLDDKGRVRIDDWEMREDVQAEVDKLWAIATTENLNEIGDLKGYSDDFFNLFGFKVDGVDYAADVDEVVAIPSIG from the coding sequence ATGATTATCGAACCTAGAACAAGAGGCTTTATCTGTTTAACAGCTCACCCTAAAGGATGTGAGCAAAATGTTATTAATCAGATTGAATACGTTAAATCTAAAGGAGAGATTGACGGTGCAAAAAAAGTATTAGTAATTGGTGCATCTACAGGTTTTGGCTTGGCATCTAGAATTACAAGTGCATTTGGTAGCAACGCATCAACTATTGGTGTATTCTTAGAAAAAGCACCTTCAGCAGGTCGTCCGGCTTCTCCGGGTTGGTACAATAGTGCTGCGTTTGAGCAACAAGCTGAAAAAGCAGGTTTGTACGCAAAAAGTATTAACGGTGATGCTTTCTCTAACGAAATTAAGAAACAAACTATCGACATGATCAAAGAAGACTTAGGTCAGGTTGATTTAGTGATCTATAGTTTAGCATCTCCAGTAAGAACAAACCCGAACACAGGTAAAAGACATAAGTCTGTTTTAAAACCTATCGGTGATGTATTTACAAACAAAACAGTTGATTTCCATACAGGAAATGTTTCTGAAGTAACAATCCAACCAGCAACAGAAGATGATATTTCTAATACTGTTGAAGTAATGGGCGGAGAAGATTGGGACATGTGGATTACAGCTATGAAAGAAGCAGGTGTTTTAGCACAAGACTTCCAAACATATGCTTACTCTTACATTGGACCAAAATTAACAGAGCCAGTTTACAGAAAAGGTACTATTGGTGCTGCAAAAGATGATTTAGAAGCTACTGCTTTCAAAATCACAGAAAAATCTGCTGATCTTAACGGTAAAGCAATTGTTTCTGTAAACAAAGCATTGGTAACACAAGCTTCTTCTGCAATTCCTGTTATTCCTTTGTATATCTCATTGCTTTACAAAATCATGAAAGCAGATGGTATTCATGAAGGTTGTATCGAGCAAATCCAACGTTTATACGCTGACCGTATTTATGGTGCAGACTTACAATTAGACGATAAAGGTCGTGTAAGAATTGACGATTGGGAAATGCGTGAAGATGTTCAAGCTGAAGTAGATAAACTTTGGGCAATTGCTACAACAGAAAACTTAAATGAAATTGGTGATTTGAAAGGTTATTCTGATGACTTCTTCAACTTATTTGGTTTTAAAGTTGATGGTGTAGATTATGCTGCAGACGTAGACGAAGTAGTTGCTATTCCTTCTATTGGATAG
- a CDS encoding helix-turn-helix domain-containing protein — translation MENSLQDIVSKYVNTTNCNIFLTGKAGTGKTTLLRSLHENTHKSVCIAAPTGIAAINAGGVTIHSLFQLPFGSFIPDPNLELDENATTVAHINTPKSLFKGMKMGATKRAILEGMELLIIDEVSMLRADMLDAMDLILRSARKRKDLPFGGVQMLFIGDMLQLPPVIKQDEWQYLYKYYPNGYFFNAKVFQETSMVHVELNKVYRQADPTFVNILNHLRENKVTSNDVKVLNTHYNPDFKQSTDDGYIQLTTHNKIANEKNQSWLKEIKGKEYEYQAKVIGEFSESQYPNEEILRLKVDAQVMFIKNDYSGEGRYFNGKIGKVTRLTNEDIYVEFDDGTPEFSVEKYSWENKKYVLNKITKEVEEVLIGEFHQFPLKLAWAITVHKSQGLTFEKAIIDVGRAFAAGQTYVALSRLTSLDGLVLASPISERGIAIDRNLSAFTQSCQPIEELTPQLKLEARNFIHQTLMNAFDLSYLTDNLLEHLTSYDMLENLSTKQRHKKWAKQLLDEIQKIKKVGQSFMHQSHKIIIDEHDGYIKHLLERVEKAIAYFNPLLKEKHKLVMDHHDSLNGQSGVIAYRNELKVLSSHIYNQGQRMLRSEKLILSYIDGNDLLKQDINKPDYVIKNEKRKDVPLKAKVRVSDKGDKTRKIATHIQTYVLFRNGNSIEEIARERGMYEGAVETHIAKCIGLGKIEVSEIIKSKVKRNKIEKAVENAEDKSLKNLKEVLGSKYTYGEIKYVIAGIEANN, via the coding sequence ATGGAAAATTCATTGCAAGATATTGTATCAAAATATGTAAATACTACCAACTGTAATATATTTTTAACGGGTAAAGCTGGTACTGGTAAAACAACTTTATTACGTTCTCTACACGAAAATACGCACAAAAGTGTCTGTATAGCAGCACCAACAGGTATTGCGGCAATTAATGCAGGAGGAGTAACAATACACTCACTTTTTCAGCTTCCTTTTGGTTCTTTTATTCCAGATCCGAATTTAGAATTAGACGAAAATGCAACGACAGTAGCACATATTAATACGCCTAAATCTTTATTTAAAGGGATGAAAATGGGGGCAACAAAACGTGCTATTCTAGAAGGAATGGAGCTTTTGATTATTGACGAAGTGAGTATGCTAAGAGCTGACATGCTGGATGCAATGGATTTAATTTTACGTAGTGCTCGTAAAAGAAAAGACTTGCCATTTGGAGGTGTACAAATGCTCTTTATTGGAGATATGTTACAATTACCTCCAGTAATTAAACAAGATGAATGGCAGTACCTTTATAAGTATTACCCGAATGGTTATTTCTTTAATGCGAAAGTATTTCAGGAAACAAGCATGGTACATGTAGAACTGAATAAAGTATACAGACAAGCAGACCCCACTTTTGTCAATATTTTAAATCACCTACGTGAAAATAAAGTAACAAGTAACGATGTAAAAGTACTGAACACCCATTATAATCCAGATTTTAAACAATCTACGGATGATGGATATATTCAGTTAACTACACATAATAAAATAGCCAACGAGAAAAATCAATCTTGGCTTAAAGAAATAAAGGGTAAAGAATACGAATACCAAGCAAAAGTTATTGGTGAATTTTCTGAAAGTCAATACCCTAACGAGGAGATTTTAAGATTAAAAGTTGATGCTCAAGTAATGTTTATTAAAAATGATTACTCTGGCGAAGGACGTTATTTTAATGGTAAAATTGGTAAAGTTACCAGGCTAACAAACGAAGATATTTATGTAGAGTTTGATGATGGAACTCCTGAATTTAGTGTTGAAAAATACTCTTGGGAAAATAAAAAATACGTACTCAATAAAATAACAAAAGAAGTTGAAGAAGTATTAATAGGAGAGTTTCATCAGTTCCCGTTAAAGTTAGCATGGGCAATTACAGTACACAAAAGCCAAGGGTTAACGTTCGAAAAAGCAATAATTGATGTAGGACGTGCATTTGCGGCAGGGCAAACTTATGTAGCATTATCTAGGCTAACCTCATTAGATGGGTTGGTTTTAGCATCTCCAATTTCTGAAAGGGGTATTGCAATTGATAGAAATTTGAGCGCATTTACTCAGAGCTGTCAGCCAATAGAAGAATTGACTCCTCAGTTAAAGTTAGAAGCTAGAAATTTTATTCATCAGACTTTAATGAATGCTTTCGATTTAAGTTACCTCACAGATAACTTATTAGAACACCTTACTTCTTATGATATGCTGGAGAATTTATCTACCAAGCAAAGACATAAAAAATGGGCAAAGCAGCTTTTAGACGAGATTCAGAAAATTAAGAAGGTAGGGCAGAGTTTTATGCACCAATCGCATAAGATTATTATAGATGAACACGATGGCTACATCAAACACTTATTAGAAAGAGTGGAAAAAGCCATTGCTTATTTTAATCCATTGCTTAAAGAAAAACATAAGCTTGTAATGGATCATCACGATAGTTTAAACGGACAGTCTGGTGTGATTGCTTACAGGAACGAATTAAAAGTACTTTCGTCTCATATTTATAATCAAGGACAAAGAATGTTGCGCTCAGAAAAATTGATTCTGTCTTATATAGATGGTAACGATTTATTAAAGCAAGATATTAATAAGCCTGATTATGTAATTAAAAATGAAAAACGAAAAGATGTGCCTTTAAAAGCGAAGGTTAGAGTAAGTGACAAAGGAGATAAAACAAGAAAAATTGCAACACATATTCAGACTTATGTTCTTTTTAGAAATGGTAATTCTATAGAAGAAATTGCTAGAGAAAGAGGAATGTATGAAGGTGCTGTGGAAACTCATATTGCCAAATGTATTGGTTTGGGTAAGATAGAAGTTAGCGAAATAATCAAGAGTAAAGTAAAACGCAATAAGATAGAAAAAGCTGTTGAAAACGCTGAAGATAAATCGCTTAAAAATTTAAAAGAGGTATTAGGCAGTAAATACACTTACGGAGAAATTAAATACGTAATAGCAGGAATTGAGGCAAACAATTAG